One genomic window of Arvicola amphibius chromosome 4, mArvAmp1.2, whole genome shotgun sequence includes the following:
- the LOC119812825 gene encoding glial fibrillary acidic protein isoform X1, producing MERRRITSARRSYASTETVVRGLGPSRHMGTIPRFSLARMPPPLPARVDFSLAGALNAGFKETRASERAEMMELNDRFASYIEKVRFLEQQNKALAAELNQLRAKEPTKLADVYQAELRELRLRLDQLTANSTRLEVERDNLAQDLSTLRQKLQDESNLRLDAENNLTAYRQEADEATMARLDLERKIESLEEEIQFLRKIHEEEVRELREQLAQQQVHVEMDVAKPDLTAALREIRTQYEAVATSNMQEAEEWYRSKFADLTDAASRSAELLRQAKHEANDYRRQLQALTCDLESLRGTNESLERQMREQEERHTRESVSYQEALARLEEEGQNLKEEMARHLQEYQDLLNVKLALDIEIATYRKLLEGEENRITIPVQTFSNLQIRGGKSTKEGEGHKVTRHLKRLTIQVIPIQAHQIVNGAPPALETSLDTKSVSEGHLKRNIVVKTVEMRDGEVIKESKQEHKDVV from the exons ATGGAGCGAAGACGCATCACCTCTGCACGTCGCTCTTATGCCTCCACCGAGACGGTGGTCAGGGGCCTGGGTCCCAGCCGCCACATGGGTACCATCCCGCGCTTCTCTCTGGCTCGAATgcctcccccactccctgccaGGGTGGACTTCTCCCTGGCAGGTGCTCTCAATGCTGGCTTCAAGGAGACTCGAGCCAGTGAGCGCGCGGAGATGATGGAGCTCAATGACCGCTTTGCTAGCTACATCGAGAAGGTCCGCTTCCTGGAACAGCAAAACAAAGCGCTGGCAGCTGAGCTGAACCAGCTTCGCGCCAAGGAGCCCACCAAACTGGCGGACGTCTACCAGGCAGAGCTGCGGGAGCTGCGGCTGCGGCTGGACCAGCTTACTGCCAACAGTACCCGGTTGGAGGTGGAGAGGGACAATTTGGCACAGGACCTCAGCACCCTGAGGCAGAA GCTCCAAGATGAAAGCAACCTGAGGCTGGATGCTGAGAATAACCTGACTGCTTATAGACAG GAGGCTGATGAAGCTACCATGGCCCGTCTGGATCTGGAGAGGAAGATTGAGTCGCTGGAGGAGGAGATCCAGTTCTTGAGGAAGATCCATGAGGAG GAAGTTCGAGAACTCCGGGAGCAGCTGGCCCAACAGCAGGTCCATGTGGAGATGGATGTGGCCAAGCCAGACCTCACAGCAGCCCTGAGAGAGATTCGAACTCAATACGAGGCAGTGGCCACCAGTAACATGCAAGAGGCCGAGGAGTGGTATCGGTCCAAG TTTGCAGATCTCACAGACGCAGCTTCCCGCAGCGCAGAGTTGCTCCGCCAGGCTAAGCACGAGGCTAATGACTATCGTCGCCAACTGCAGGCCTTGACTTGCGACCTGGAGTCTTTGCGCGGCACG AACGAGTCCCTGGAGAGGCAAATGCGTGAACAAGAGGAGCGCCACACACGAGAGTCGGTGAGTTACCAGGAGGCGCTCGCCCGGCTGGAGGAGGAGGGTCAAAACCTCAAGGAGGAGATGGCCCGCCACCTACAGGAGTACCAGGATCTACTCAACGTAAAGCTAGCCCTGGACATCGAGATTGCCACCTATAGGAAACTGTTGGAGGGCGAGGAAAACCG CATCACTATCCCTGTACAAACTTTCTCCAACCTGCAGATCCGAG GGGGCAAAAGCACCAAAGAAGGGGAAGGCCACAAAGTCACAAGACATCTCAAAAGGCTCACAATACAAGTTATACCAATACAGGCTCACCAGATTGTAAATGGAGCCCCGCCAGCTCTCG AAACCAGCTTGGACACCAAGTCCGTATCAGAGGGACACCTCAAGAGGAACATCGTGGTAAAGACAGTGGAGATGCGTGATGGTGAG GTCATTAAGGAGTCCAAGCAGGAACACAAGGATGTGGTGTGA
- the LOC119812825 gene encoding glial fibrillary acidic protein isoform X2 has protein sequence MERRRITSARRSYASTETVVRGLGPSRHMGTIPRFSLARMPPPLPARVDFSLAGALNAGFKETRASERAEMMELNDRFASYIEKVRFLEQQNKALAAELNQLRAKEPTKLADVYQAELRELRLRLDQLTANSTRLEVERDNLAQDLSTLRQKLQDESNLRLDAENNLTAYRQEADEATMARLDLERKIESLEEEIQFLRKIHEEEVRELREQLAQQQVHVEMDVAKPDLTAALREIRTQYEAVATSNMQEAEEWYRSKFADLTDAASRSAELLRQAKHEANDYRRQLQALTCDLESLRGTNESLERQMREQEERHTRESVSYQEALARLEEEGQNLKEEMARHLQEYQDLLNVKLALDIEIATYRKLLEGEENRITIPVQTFSNLQIRETSLDTKSVSEGHLKRNIVVKTVEMRDGEVIKESKQEHKDVV, from the exons ATGGAGCGAAGACGCATCACCTCTGCACGTCGCTCTTATGCCTCCACCGAGACGGTGGTCAGGGGCCTGGGTCCCAGCCGCCACATGGGTACCATCCCGCGCTTCTCTCTGGCTCGAATgcctcccccactccctgccaGGGTGGACTTCTCCCTGGCAGGTGCTCTCAATGCTGGCTTCAAGGAGACTCGAGCCAGTGAGCGCGCGGAGATGATGGAGCTCAATGACCGCTTTGCTAGCTACATCGAGAAGGTCCGCTTCCTGGAACAGCAAAACAAAGCGCTGGCAGCTGAGCTGAACCAGCTTCGCGCCAAGGAGCCCACCAAACTGGCGGACGTCTACCAGGCAGAGCTGCGGGAGCTGCGGCTGCGGCTGGACCAGCTTACTGCCAACAGTACCCGGTTGGAGGTGGAGAGGGACAATTTGGCACAGGACCTCAGCACCCTGAGGCAGAA GCTCCAAGATGAAAGCAACCTGAGGCTGGATGCTGAGAATAACCTGACTGCTTATAGACAG GAGGCTGATGAAGCTACCATGGCCCGTCTGGATCTGGAGAGGAAGATTGAGTCGCTGGAGGAGGAGATCCAGTTCTTGAGGAAGATCCATGAGGAG GAAGTTCGAGAACTCCGGGAGCAGCTGGCCCAACAGCAGGTCCATGTGGAGATGGATGTGGCCAAGCCAGACCTCACAGCAGCCCTGAGAGAGATTCGAACTCAATACGAGGCAGTGGCCACCAGTAACATGCAAGAGGCCGAGGAGTGGTATCGGTCCAAG TTTGCAGATCTCACAGACGCAGCTTCCCGCAGCGCAGAGTTGCTCCGCCAGGCTAAGCACGAGGCTAATGACTATCGTCGCCAACTGCAGGCCTTGACTTGCGACCTGGAGTCTTTGCGCGGCACG AACGAGTCCCTGGAGAGGCAAATGCGTGAACAAGAGGAGCGCCACACACGAGAGTCGGTGAGTTACCAGGAGGCGCTCGCCCGGCTGGAGGAGGAGGGTCAAAACCTCAAGGAGGAGATGGCCCGCCACCTACAGGAGTACCAGGATCTACTCAACGTAAAGCTAGCCCTGGACATCGAGATTGCCACCTATAGGAAACTGTTGGAGGGCGAGGAAAACCG CATCACTATCCCTGTACAAACTTTCTCCAACCTGCAGATCCGAG AAACCAGCTTGGACACCAAGTCCGTATCAGAGGGACACCTCAAGAGGAACATCGTGGTAAAGACAGTGGAGATGCGTGATGGTGAG GTCATTAAGGAGTCCAAGCAGGAACACAAGGATGTGGTGTGA